A stretch of DNA from Arachis hypogaea cultivar Tifrunner chromosome 19, arahy.Tifrunner.gnm2.J5K5, whole genome shotgun sequence:
tttgattgttccaaccttgatgcctgttctcattgtaatttcctctttctgcaacataattgtaaccagactcatagccaaaggggtgagagttcatagtagtaggagaaaatagaaacaaaaactaacaaaaagagagtattttgaaaaagataagataagtttttgaaaaagatatgattttttttttcgaaaataaatcaatttaaaagcaaatatttacaataaccaataataaggcacacgtttgcaattccccggcaacggcgccattttgacgaactgattttccatcggtaaagaaattcacaaatataaccGCGTTGTAAATATATctcctaaaccaacagaaaatcctttcgtacaagcgtttggttgtcacaagtaacaaacccaataaaatttataaaccgaagtattcaaacctcgggttgtcttctcaagaaattacagggaggtatgacttattattagctatggaaaaggtagaattttgggttttaaaagatttgaacaaggaaaataaattgcaggaattaataaattaatatctaataaaactcttggcaaggtacagaaatttggaagtcctatcctagttatccttatcgatggtgatgagaattgagctctaatcccacttagttaacctttactaaagcaaaaaaaaagtcaaatggactaattagttagatcctcaagtcctagtcaattcctaagaaaggactagagttagtggaattcaattcaattagcaaaattaacaattatcaatcacgatgagtttgataactcaagagtctccaattaatcaattaaagccaaaaatataaaaagctaaataaaaatcataagtctgaaatacctcagttgcattaataaaagaaaatcaatctaaaaataaagagttcataagccaaattggtaacataagtcagatacgaacaaaagcattagaataaataaagatataaaaggaatattgaacctgagaggaagttaaaatcctaaatcctttaagaagaatcctaatcctaaaacctaagagagaggagcgaacctctctctctaaaaactacatctaaactatgaaaagtgaataatggaagacctgttgatgaatggatgcattcccccactttatagcctctaatctgtactttctgggccgaaaactgggtcagaaacagcctagaaatcgcccctagcgatttctggtacgtacaggtcgcaggaaagtgacgcggaaggtcgtccacgcgttcgcgcggattgggttttcgccaggtcacgcgtccgcgtgatccatgcattcgcgtcacctGGCTTCGGGgtagctatagcaaattatatatcgttgtgaagcccaGGACGTTagttttccaacgcaactagaaccatctcatttggaccgctgtagctcatgttataaccatttgagtgcgaagaggtcaggctggacagcttagcaatttcttcaacttcttgtattccttccacttttgcatgcttcctctctatcctccaagccattcctgccctataatccctgaaatcacttaacgcacatatcacgatatcgaatggtaataagagaggattaatattagcaaatataaggccaaagaagcatgttttcaatcatatcacaaaaccaggaagaaaaatataaaacatgcaaattatatgaataagtgggtaaatagttgataaaaaccactcgattaaacacaatataaaccataaaatagtggtttatcagtgaacAATTGAAGTATGTTGTACAGTGCGCGCCAGTTTAGGTCTGGTTGTCAATAGATGTGCTGGAGGCCACGAAACTGTCGCACCACATGGTCTACCTAGTGCCACTCAACAATGGCAAAGGATAATAGCGGGCATACTACTGCAGTAGAGGATTTAGCCTCAGCAGTCCTATATGGAACTATATTCTGGATGAGTGGGTCAGAATATGACGTCCAGTCACCTGTCAGATACCAAGAAACATGatatacacaaaaaatatttattattcaaatataAGTCTCAAATATTTACTATTTACATTATAAATACCGATGCCATTGCAAACACGCCTCCACTATCGAAGCCTCATCTCAACTCTGTCATTAAGTGACTTTAACCATCCACCTACAATATCATGAATATTTAGAAATAACACAATTATTCCATTAACTTAAGAAATAATataccaaaataataataatacctctCAATAAGCGAAAATCGATGTTGGTCAAATTCCTCGGGTCGACACAAAGGTATATGATAATATACCCAAGAAGCAATCCACAGCATCCACACACGTTTTGCTAATGGTTATCCATGGCACAACACATCTGGCGGCAAAGCCACGAACATAGCTGATCCCATGACAACCTCCCACATCGAAAAGGCAACCACCTAATGTAGAAGCGAGAGTCAGAGGCATCTGGAAATAGAATATTCCCGGTGATCTGTATGATGTGTCCTCTAGTGTACCATAGCATGCGCTCCTCCATTGGGTGCTTTTCCAATTTCCATAAACAACATTGCGAAACCAAGTAAGATTGACAGTCCACTTGTTCTATGACTATCTATCATGGAGGCCCGATAACTGCTGGCAGAGGTCCTCAATGGCGTGTTCATCATAGAAATGCTCCCACCCATCGATGTAGCCGCTAACTGGATCTACATCAATGTTGAGTCCTAATGGATATGTgaacttgaaatcactcaacagacacattaaggcatcgaatggaattaaagtgaattaaaatcaccaatttaagggcctaaaaagtatgtttttacacttaagcacaaattaagggagaattacaaaaccatgctatttcattgaacaaatgtgagataagttgataaaatcccccaaattaaccacaagataaaccataaaattaagGTTTATCAATATACCATATCTTGTAGGGTGATAGTCATCTCTCAATCTAAGCAGTGCCCAGTCATGGTCCCATTCTAGCATGTATGTCACATGTTCAAATCTTTCTCGTCTAAGGTGTGTCCTCATATCCTCTGGAGACTGTTGTAGTAAATTCCTTCTCGTATGCAAGACGCGAGGactctaccaaaaaaaaaaatcaatgagtTAGACAAAGTAGAGGCCATaggtaataagataaattttaaatatataaaggaCATAAGTTATAAGGTATATCACTCGGACAAGTCTGCTAGTAATATGGTTAATCCGATCACGTCTATAAAAAGTATCTTCATAGCCTAACATGTTTTGCACTATCAAACTACactataatagaataaattagaATAACTAACTTATTATCAAACATGTtggaaataaatttaaatatctaaaccATAATTTTGCTCTAAACCATAATTAGTTCAAAtgaaacaataatttaaaaaacattaTTTATTGACTAGCATCTGTTAATCTCTTGCCATAATTACATGATTGTTTGAGATTATCTAATACATTACTTAAGTTAAATATAATGTAACTAACAACATATAGTAATCTAAACTACCTATATCATCTAATGATCAAACTAACTATACCTAACAAGAAAATTCATTCTAACTAAAtaaatatgttaaaattataaaataatacaagaataaattaaatttaaaagaatagaagaacaaaattacttaaaattgacgaattataaaaataaataactcgaAAATAGTTAAAatgaaaagttaaagaaaagagaataatagTGAATAATGAGGagtgaaaaatgaaaattaaatttaaaagaatagaagaacaaaattacttaaaattgacgaaatataaaaataaataactcgaAAATAGTTAAAATGAAAAGTTAGAGAAAAGAGAATAATAGTGAATAATGAggagtgaaaaataaaaattgaggaTGACTACGGGTTTTTACAATCGCTCAAGGGGCAGCAAATTTTATGTATTACATAAACTTTCGCGTAGGAGGCAGCGAACCTTGTGAAATCGACAAAGTTCGCTAAAGAGATGGCAAATTTGCTCCAGACACAAAAAATTAGAtccttgaaaataaaataaaaaatattttgatataaaaataaagattttttttattttttaccaaagataggagactcgaactcgcaacctTTTTATTGAATATGGGGAGATTATGCTATTTGAATTATTACtcattagtaaaatttttttttttattttattaataaggcATCATGTCAGTATATTAATACTACAGAATAAGGCCTTtgcaatattatataattaaagatTTCACCACAAATTCTCTCAAAATAATTGGACGCTTTTTTATAACTACTAAAGATTTCACAACCTAATTAACCATCACAATAATGTAtacacagttttttttttttctatttctgcaAAAATTAGCCACAATCAAAACCattgacatttttttattttatatcttaattAGACATAACAATGGAAATTTGAGTCTTTCAATAAAATGATTgacatacttaaaatttttttaacgtTATATACGTATTACGTGTAATGTTTGTGCAAATCATCCTCTCTActatcatataaaaattaaaaagcgaATTCTATAAGTATATTtcaatttcgtttttttttttctgtaaaaacttcataaaaagacacaaagcagtattattagttaataattaggTATGAAGAAAATGAACACCAAAAAAATTAGGTGTTACGGATCCGATCCACGGATCTCACATACCCGGTTATCCGGGGACGATCCGCTTCAACACGAAGGTCCAAACACCGGCCCTTCAAAGCTTCTAACCCAAATATCTCTCTTATCTTaactaaataagataagataagatatccaCCGTCACCTATAAataagaggacccaggtccccccaagtattcattcattcctcacactttctgcctcttagatccattctgacttgagcgtcggagtgtctttgcaggtacctccccccatcgTCCCAGCCAAGCCATCCGGTTCCGATTTCGCCCGCGGGTTCCCGATCCACCCTTCAAACCGTACCAGAGACTTCTCGTACATTAggtaaaataattatcttttaaaataatttgttaagatataatcatttatataGTCACTTTTTATCGGTTTACATTTTTGAAATTAGTAATTTGATGATATAATTATGCCGGTGTTCTAATTAGAGGTCCAACGTCGTCGTTTCACACACACAATAACACAAAAGCGCACCCAAATCCCACGCAACCACGCTGGGTGTTTATTCCATTCTCCCTTTCTTCGTTCGtttcccctttttcttcttcttcttctctgtgtcaGCAATGTCTGGGGAATCAGCGAGTGCCATTCAAAAGGGTCAAGTAAGATTCCAGTTCATCAATCTTCTCTTCCATTAATtccgtcttcttctttttctttttcccctttCCGTATCAAAGTTGTGAACCTTCTTCTGTTGTGTTGATCAGGTTGATCTGTTAGACTTCATAGACTggtctggcgttgaatgcctcaATCAGAGCTCAACCCATTCTCTCCCCAATGCTCTCAAACaggtttattaattaatttatttatttatttattttacgttTGTAGAATCATAGAATCATTCTCGCTTGTATGAATTTGATGTTTCCtgttttcatttttagttttatcttttTCTGTAGCAAGTTATTGTGCTTTTCTGAAGGCCCTTATTTATTGTTGGAATTTCTGCAATTTTTCTTAAAGAAAAGTTTTGGGTTGGTTATAGGTGTGTCTTATGTTATtgaatgtttgtattgacaaacAGGGGTATAGAGAAGATGATGGTTTGCATCTGGACAGTGATGCGGATGAGCAGCTTCTGCTGTATATTCCATTTACACAAGTAATTAAACTCCATTCCATTCTTGTCAAGGGTCCTGAGGAGGAAGGTATTTATCATGAATCTTCAAAAGCTCGCATCTCGAATCGAAGTTCTATTAACATATTTATGTGAATATATATTTGGTGCGCTTCAACTTTGAAGCTGCTTTGTCGAACTGTTTTGGCTGAGTTATTCAGTAGTAATATTCATAGTGATGATATagtttgttgttcatttaacttTTAGGGATTTTGCTAACATGGCACTACTTAGAGAATTAACATGAgagtttatattaaaaaaaattaaagtttatattTTCCAATGAATTGGATGTCATAAAAGTTTTATAATTTCTCTTTATGATTCCTTAATTATTCCCCATACCATTAGGGTTATGGATGCTCTAAGAAAAACCCTTATGTTTATGGTTGTGAAACAGCTTCATGGCCTTTTCTCATTTGTTATATGAAGGGAAACTAGTTGCCCATTTATGTTTATCCATAAACTTTCATCACCTCTCTCATTTTTTGTATGGCTGAATACTTTACTTGACAGTAACAgccatttctaatttttttagaagACGTTTATTTTATCTTAAATGCTTCTTTCCTCAATGGAATAACGGTATCCAAGCAGTGAGTGTATGGTTTAGATACGATCTAGATATGATGATCATACTCCAATTCTTTTGATTTTAGATGTGATCTATATGTTGCAAAATTCATACTCCAATTATATCTGCCCTGTTAATTGGCTATTTGCtttatattattgttgttgttgttgttattaataTTCAGATACTAAGGATCATTATGTGTCTGTGTATGCCTCTTGTGTAtgtatttatattgtattttctTTACTTCGACAAGATTATAATTGGAATTCAATGTTATCTTTTAGGCCCCAAAACTGTTAAGCTGTTCTCTAACAAGGAGCACATGGGATTTAGGTAAACGTTGGCTTCATTGATTTCAATAAAATATGTGTACTGTAATTTGATCAGTTGCTGATTGTTAATTATTGGCAGTAATGTCAATGACTATCCACCAAGCGACATGGCAGTTTTGACCCCAGACAATCTTAAGGTAATTAATCCATAGCTCTGTCCTTACTGTGCCTCTTCTAAGGTCTCGAGTAACATATATCCAAGTACTATTCCTTGGTATATTTGTAAGCATTTTGTAATAAATTCACATCATACTTATACAACTTGTACTATGTCAGGGGAAACCAGTACTTGTAAAGTATGTCAAATTCCAAAATGTTCGTAGGTAAGTTATTTTCCTTAATTCTTTCCTTTTGGAAGGTATCTTCCACAGTTATCATCAAACTGGTGGATCAGCTGTTAATTAGGTTGATTGCTTGATCAGCTTGACAATATTTATTGAGGACAACCAGACTGGTTCCGAGATCACACAAGTTCAGAAGATTATGCTGTATGGTTCAACGTAAGTTTTAAACTTGTGATCGCCCTTTCCagccttcttttttcttctcttctcccctttAACTTTTCAGTTCCCTTTCTCTGAGCACACACTACAAAATTATCAATGCGAATATAAAAGCTTGTTAAAATGATATATGATGACTTAGTTGGCATAATCATTTATGCCGCTCTATTTTGTCAATCAGATTCTAGCAAAAGCAAGAACAAGAAGGCTTTAGGACCGCAATGTTTCATTAAGTGTTTCTATTTGCCATGTTATCTAACCAGTTGCTTTGGGTCACATGTTCATTTAAAGCATGGCTAACTGATTCCTTATATGTGTTTGAAAAAGAGCGGAGTAGGGTTTGTTGGAAGAATAAATGAAATTGGTTTATTCATGGGAATTTTCTCTTGCTTACCTTGTCGTCAATTGTCAATTACATTTGAAGGGcatgaattttgttttatataagaTGTAAAGCATGAATCTTTCGATTTTTATGTCTAATGCAGAGTTGAAACAACGGACATGAAGGGCTTGAAGAAGATCGAAGATCATTGAGGTGCTGGAAAGACTAGATTCAACTTTGCTCTGTGTCGTCCCGTTGAAATTTTGGTTGGAAATGTTATATCCAGCTCCATGCATGATGATTATGATTTCCAAAGCCTATCTCATTTCATGTAAAACTGAATGGTTGTCAATTAATGCGCTAAGAGATGACATTTCAGCTGCATGGATATCTATGGCTTCGATGTTACATGTTCCGGAAATATGTAAAACTAATCGAGGTTAGATTAAACGTTGTTGCATCACCAGTTCTGGAATGGACTAAACTGCATTGATTGTTTCATCGTAATCAGTTATATATCACTAGGATATTTAGGGATGTTACGTGAACTAAAAAGAGgtgtcttcttttttattttttatctttttatcatcgCTATTCACTCTCCACACTGGACAAAGTAGTAGTAGCAGTAGTAGAAAGTTTTCTTTGTTTGAAGTTGAAAAATGATAACTGCTGGTGAAACCCATCATGCATTGTTAATTTTCCTTGATGGTGATATTCAGGTATATTACCACGATTGTTGGTAATGCAGTTACATTTTAGTTGATATCTGATTCTTCGattagaaaaaatataggtaACTAATTATAGCCAATTAGCCATAAAcctgattttaaaattaaaaaaaattacaacttgattttaaaatttaaaaatactacttTTGCACTCACAAAAGACGTGCGTCCCACTATTCCAACCGATAACGCTCCAGAACCGTGATCTCCCTATGCCACGACGTTGCCAACCCCGCACTCTTTGCACTGCTTAGGGATGGCAATTCTTCCCAACGGGACAGGTATCTGCGAAGATTTATCTGTCGAGGAGCAGGTTTGGGGAGCATTTTCTCTCTATGGGGAATGGGTATGGATACACGTGTAATAAATGGAATGGGGGCGGGGGTAGAGGTACCCGTCTCGTGGGTACTCGtttaatatctatatatataaaattacaaaaataaccctatatatattagttaaaacCCTAATTTCACATTGTCACTCACTCATTTGCCTCTCTTCTCCCTGTTGCTCTCTCAGAGGAGCCTCTCTCTCACACTCACAATCTCACCAGTCACCACCTTCTTCAGTCTTTCTTCCTTTTCACTACGTTCTTCCTCTCAGCCCCTCACGTTGTTGTCCCTTACCTTCCTCCGTCGCCGCCAccgttcactttcttcctctcatTGCATTGCCCACTGCTCACACTTTCATCGCCGCCTCCGCCTGTGCTCTGTGCAATGCCGCAGATCTACGACATCAATAACAACTCTACTCCAACAATGCCTCTTCTACACGATGCCTATACTCCATGACACCTCTGGCCCTCTGCTCCGTGACGACACCTCAGATCTGCGACGTCAACGACAACTGTTCTCCAACGTCGCCTCTGCTCAGCAGAGACGATGACGACTCTGCTCCATAGCTGGTTTGTGCTGATTGATGAAATTggctttaatatatattttgatttttcattgATGAAATTGGGTTTAGGGTTATGATTTTGATTCTGTTAATTGATAAATTTGAGTTCAGAGTTAGATTCTATTGTTGTAAAATTtgatttagggtttagatttGTAAAATTGGGACATATACTGAGTTTATTTTGATTGTTCATTGAAgaaattgggtttatggtttgaTTTATGGGTGTAGGATTATGGTTTTGATTCTGTTAGTTGATGAATTTGAGTTCAAAATTACATTTTATTGTTGTAAAATTTGATTTTGGGTTTGAATTTGTAAAATTGGGACATATATTGAGATTATTTTGCActgctttttaaatttttatttattctgtttttttcCTTGAAACCCGTGGATATCCGCATATATCCGAATATCTGGCGGGTACCAAGTCCTTGCTATCCGTTGCAGGGACGGGCAGTGTTTTGGAGGCTGGGGTGCACCTCCATGGGGACCCGTTGCCATTCCTAGTGCTGCCAACCACTCTTGTTCCTTCGTTGATCATCGCACCGTCTTACACCCGCATCTCCTCTTCCAAACGCTTCTCAAACTCTGCGCCATTGGCCCCTTCTGGTCCGTCACTAGTTGTCACTGCGCCGCACACCTGCGTTACCTTCCAAATGCTCACTGCGGTGTCCATCTCCTTGTGCAAGAACGTTGCGGCTActtgttccgagggttatctGAAACTGTTAGGTCGATCTTCGGATGAGATATGctgtggcggccggagctgatacgtccgacttgttggaggcGGTGATGGTGCTGACGTGGCTGattctttgtcaccggagggtggtggtacctgcaagagactctaatgcttaagttagcatgggtttttagtaggtttttagtagaatcagagtataagttatacctgggtgctccagtgtatttataatggtgtgaagTGATCTTCTcttgagataagatagttatcttatcttatctttgagtgaagtcatctttatatttaagggaaccgcccttatctttctaggttTGGACTTCCTCTagatttgggttgtgttcctctgtttgggcctacttgggcctttgtagcgatttggccgaactcttttatGAAGAGGTCGGATAATTCTGAtccgaagaggtcggtcgacttgttttcaatcagcccgggtcgtacagctcgacccagggcatgaacagtgcccctgcttgagctcggtctttcttttgaggtcgtgTCTTTGCTGGACTTTGACACCTTCTAGGAAAGTCGAGCTCGAGCATTGTCAATCTCATCGTAGAACTTCCATTTAGTAGTTTTTGAATGCGGAGCGTTTTTTCTTGCTCCTTTTTTAATTGGAACGCGCGTTTTTGCGCTTCCTTGGGAACGTGAGAAGGTTTAAATACTCATTAACTTTTTGCCATTTCCTCTTGTTTCCCTCTTTGTACCTTTATTTGAATTTTCACAGCCTCTCTTTTCAGTTTCCCTTCTCTGTATTTACTGTAACTTCTCCTTTTCTCTTTGCTCTTCTGTTTCTGGTTCGTTCTGCGATTTCTTCATTCTCTTGACCCTAAGTTTTCATGTCTTCGTGTTCTCCTTGCTTTCGGAAGTGATCGTCGGTGTGGGCTTGCCATTTGCTTTGATATTCATCGTCTTCTATAcaggttgttcttcttctttgtcttTACTCTTTCCATGCTATTTTTATGCTTGGATTTGAGAAGTTTTGATCTTGCTTGACTTCGTgttggaaagtttgaatctttctttgtTTGCAGTGCCTGATCATTTCTGCAATGTGCACTGTTTTAGGGATTCTTCGATTTACCACTTGTTTTTGCTCCCCCTTTTATTTTGAATACGTAGATCTCTTTTTGTTTGAAGTTTGGAATAATGGATTGTAAAAAGGTAGCATCTTTTGATGTCTTCTGCGTAGTGTGTTTGATGTTTGAAGGCTTTATGTTTTGTATGACATGGGTGATTTCCTTTACGTGATCCCTTTGCTGATAAATTGTGAAAAGATGATAACTTTGATGTCTTTTTGTGATTTGTGACTTTCTTTTTGAAGTGTCGTTGTTGAATGAGGGTTGTTTTCTTGTTGATAGATGTCGGAGCGTAGACTATAGATTTTTCCTGAATCCTTAttctgttactgcctccaaaggatgcccctggaccttggtgtgggtcctggggtttcctttcgCCGCTGTCTCTGACTTCTAACATATTTGTATGCTTTAGTTTGAGTTATATCCATATTTGTCCAAGCTGTTCTCTTGAATTGCCCGAGCTGTTGATTAGTAACCCATTTTCCTATTTCctactgtaggactagttgacccatgtcttctcgcaaaaatattgtcgagacgtcttccaaagtccccgagggcatgtctgactggctggactccctcgtctTGATGTGCATTTCTGTGGTTAATTCCGAGTATTGCGTGCAGCTTAGGAGACATCACAGGGTTTGTAGTAGTAGAGATCAGGAGAAAAACTACGAGTTGGTAGCGCctaactgatgacaagtcatcttatgctagttctagaagcatttttcattagtttcattaggttttatgcactttcttgcacaataagtaagtaattggagtggattttcatgattatgttgaatcaatcaaacatcatttattttacacaaaatcataggttttatgctagaattaattgattttataaatgatgcaaagatctagtgattttggtgggactttgattagttgtttggttgcttgtaggtgaagaaataatgaaaaaaggaaagaagaatttCGGAGCATGCTTTAtaccttaggccatgcttttaaaagcgtggcccatgacattAAAGCGTTGCACTCAAAGCAAAACAAAGGCCAGCGCTCAAAAATTCCAACGCAGCGTTCACTTTAGTGAACTTTCTCGTGACTCAAGGCTTGGAAACAAGGGAGCAAGGGTAGCATTCAAGAatgtgaacgctacgttcactacCCTTCACTTTTTCGTGCTCTTGGCCAAGGAAAGCAAAGCTCACACAAAGCAAAACAAAGGGGTAGCGTTTGGAAATTAGAATGCCACGTTCACTTTTTGCAACTTTCTCGTGGACCTTGGCTTGGAAGCAAAGATCTTTGGACAAACCAAAGGCTAGCGTTCAAAGAAGTGAACACTACGTTCACTATCCTTCCCTTTTTTGTGCCTCTCAATCAAGGGAAGCAAGGCACAGCATCAAAGCAACAAGGAGCGCTCGAAGAGGAAGACAAGGAAAGCAAGCAATCAAGAGTAGCGTTCACAATTTGAACGTAGGCAAGAAGGCTTGGCACGAGGGGAGCCACAAGAGTGAACGTAGTGTTCACAAAACCCAACTGAACGCTCCCCTGGGAGCTGACCACATACATTATGACCCATGCCACTTGAACCAAAGCCTACCGGACCCATctttcttcaaatccaaaaatcaaaaggcccactccaagctttgaagaccaaaatagaaagtgtataaataggagttaatttaatttgtaaaacacctttagctcattttagttttctcacttttaattttcatttgttttgaatttgggaatttgGATTGGATCtgatttgctttttgttttcacTTTCTTTCTTCTACAACTCTACTTTCTGTTTTTGTgcttttgaattgagattgaagagctccgTTGATTTTTGATATGAGAAtcatctttgcttttctttcatAAAGTTTTGGGAATTGGAGAATTGGATCTAAGCTTCTTttgctgttttcattttcatttcttctgcaatttcttttctgCTTGGTCAAGGGAGTAAATAAGATCTAGATCTGATTTCTGATCTCattgctcttcttcgatcttcaagttctcttttagaatttcataattgagctaagttttcttgctatttatttcttcaagcaattttacatttctgtttggcTGCTGATCTGAATTTCTTCATCTCAGAGCTCTCTGATTCACTTTAGCTTGCATTTTCTTGTTCAA
This window harbors:
- the LOC112777258 gene encoding PITH domain-containing protein At3g04780 produces the protein MSGESASAIQKGQVDLLDFIDWSGVECLNQSSTHSLPNALKQGYREDDGLHLDSDADEQLLLYIPFTQVIKLHSILVKGPEEEGPKTVKLFSNKEHMGFSNVNDYPPSDMAVLTPDNLKGKPVLVKYVKFQNVRSLTIFIEDNQTGSEITQVQKIMLYGSTVETTDMKGLKKIEDH